In Planococcus citri chromosome 4, ihPlaCitr1.1, whole genome shotgun sequence, the genomic window CAAGGAGGAGTAGAACGAATTGTTCCATCACAATGCAGTCAACATATCTGTCCTGCTGGTTATACCGGACCTCAGTGCGACCAAATGATTCAAGATAAGGTAATTAAACTTCACACTTATTCAAATTGATCATTATTCTTGAAGAATTCATACCCAACATTTCCTGAAAATTCGCAGATACCACCCAAAGTTGAATACTGCCCAGGCGATCTGTGGGTTATTACCAAGAATGGCTCTGCTATTGTGGTTTGGGACGAGCCAAAATTCAGCGACAACGTCGGTGTAGTCagaatcgaagaaaaaagtgGCCATCATCCGGGCCAGATACTAATGTGGGGAAATTATCACGTCGTTTATGTGGCATTCGACGCATTAGGAAATACAGCAACGTGCTCTTTCAAAATTTACGTATTGGCTGAATTCTGTCCACCTTTGGCTGATCCTATTGGGGGTACGCAAAACTGCAAAGACTGGGGATATGGTGGTCAATTCAAGGTTTGCGATATTAAATGTAACGTTGGATTAAGCTTCTCCGAACAAGTTCCTAAATTCTATACGTGCGGAGCCGAAGGATTCTGGCGTCCTACCACCAATCCTAATTTGCCTCTGGTGTATCCTGCTTGTTCTCGtaagtttttgagatttttcaacctccTAGAATGTTTTTatctattttagaaatttttttaattaattatttttaaaaaaatgtcatttagaATCGAAACCTGCCCAAAGGGTATTCAAGGTTGGTATGAAGTTCCCTACGTCAGTATTATGTAATGATGCTGGACAAGGTGTTCTAAGGCAGAAAGTTCGAGCTGCGATCAATGCTCTAAATAGGGAATGGAACTTCTGTTCTTATTCGCTGAAAGGTAAATTAAtcatttattcagtttttttttttttggtaccatATTCGATATAATTATTTTGCACCAATATTAATGATTAATTATCGTATAATCGAATGTTCAGGTACCAGAGAATGTAAAGATTTGAACATCGAAGTGAAATGTGAACACCGTTCAACACGATCTGCCATCGACTCTGGACAATCTTACCAAGTTTCAACTTCGTTACCAGTCCGAAGGTATGTATTGCGAATATTTAAACCAATTAATCACTCATTTCCAGTATGTTGCACTATAGttatataatttgaaatttttaaaaatctattttataGGGAAAAACGTCAAACTGGTGATACTTATGGTATCCATATATCTTTCCCCGCAATGAAGTAAGTCaggttgaaaaaatcgaatcgaatgCCCTTGTACTAACAAACAGCGTAGATTTATCTAAATCTCTGAAATCTTGCTTGCCCATCTCTATGTACTTTTAACATTGTAATGACTTTAACATCCAATAACGCTAATAATCCGTATGGCAGAAGCAAGAGTAATATTTTCATTCTTAAGATGATATCAATCCACGTTACATATTAGttttcaaggggggggggggggattatgtGAAATACACTCAAGTTACGAACTGTCGAAGTGTCGAAAAATGTTCTAGAGATCGAATTTTGGGTTGCATTTTTGTAGtctaaaaaattcacttgtCTGTTTGTAGATATGGGtctaaaacgtaaaaaaagGGTTTATTTTGGATTATTGCAGTTGCACTATATAGGGTGGAGCTCCAAAAcccccatttttaaaatgattcggacccccccccccaataaattTAGGACAGTACTGGACACTCCCCACACTCCATACATGTATTTTTACTTCAGTTGGTCAGTTACATAATTATTGGGCTCGCTCTGGTACCCTCAACTCAAGTGTGATTTTTAGGCAAATTTAGCACAAAAATGGTTACGTCAtcgtcataaaaaaatcatatccacAACATGAATGAGTTCGTTCCACGTCCATTGGAtcaaatttcgccaaaaatggcTCTTACAGTCAGATGCAGTCAAATTCAAAAGtcgcaccccctccccctccaattttgagtgaaaatgaactgttgtaaaattattcaaaagtgtccttgcgacctatcaaaatgtgttggAATTTCGCGAGGAACTCGAATACttcaacaaaaatcatttttgagcagttttgaagaatttttgagccaaaaattgggttatgactttgggaatttttgaaaaaatatcatgcaATCTATTaaaaggattaaaattttgcaaaaaattcgaattattttcacaagtaactagtaagtaagtacatattttttgatcattttttggatgattttaagcccaaaattgggacatatttttcaggatttttaaaaaaaagcgataTGCAACTCATCAAGATGGGTTATAAAAccttggtaaaaataaaatatttctatcaacattttttttgtgtggttttgaagaattttgagccttaaatttgtcacaattttttttgaaaatacttttttgagtatttttgaaaaattttagcttatGTTAGTAGCTATTTAAACAGTTATGcattggaatatttttgaaaaatcaataaagaaTTTCTGTAGACTTggaaccaaacaaaaaaatgattcaaaatactcgtgacattttttcaaaaattccaaaaatcaaaatccagtttttgatttttagtcaaaatttcaacatacctacctattttgataggtctcattacatcgtttttcaaaaatcctgaaaataatGACAAATTTCcgacttgaaattcttcaaaaatgttcaaaaaaagattcgatagaaattttcgagtttctgcagaaattttgactcatttttattGGCTGCTTgatacatttttcagaaatcctaaaaatcatgaCATAGACTCAAATGTTTTCaataatgctcaaaaaagttttattagaaaattttgaatttcggtCGCAATTGTGACCtcttttgataggtcgcatgacacccTTTTCAGAAATACAGGAATATCatgacaaattttggaatttattgccaaatcaaatcattttgaatggtcgatttatacttttttgaaaaccctaAAAATCAGGACGAATTTCAgtcttgaaattcttcaaaaatgctgaaaaaaattttgatagaaaattttgattttctgtcgaaattttgAACTACTTTGACAGTCACAACTTCACAAGACACATTTCCCAGAAATCGGTGAATTCATTGCCCAATTGTGAGTTGAAATAAGTtcttcaaaaagtgctttgaaaacgtttttgttgaaattttgaaatttttcgcaaaaattcaaCTCACTTTTGATAGgttataattacaaaaaaatactcaagttTTCAACCAGAAATTCTCacgacactttttttttcaaaaacccttaaaaaaggtcaaattttggcatgaaaattcttcaaaaatgttcataaaatgctttaaaaaattttgacatcttttgatcattttttaaaagtctgagaAATCATGCCCAATTTTGGCCTcagaattctttaaaattgttcaaaaaacgttttcgTTGGTATGTTGAAATAagcatacctaatttttgataagttgcactgcgctttttcaaaaatctctaaaataATAATCCAATTTTACACTaggaatttttcagaaatgctcaaTAATTGTTTTTGTAGAAGTTGTTTAATTTGTGAATAAATATGGCATGAAAGTACTTGTGCTGTACCCAAACAATAATAAAACTCGAGTGGACTTCTCTCTATAACAAAATGTAGTTAACTTATTGTAGTATTGTGAACTTAGCTTTGAATTTCTAATCTTTTTCTGAAGCTTTTTACATATCATCCAATTACAAATGAATAATCAAATAACCATACTTATTAATTTGCTTTAGCATTTACCATGTAAAACTGTATCTATATGCTCTGCGTTTTCGTTTCGTAAATATTTTCGTTATGAATTAAAGCACTAAACTCGTTCTGCTTTTTACAGCGATCCTGTTCTGAATTTGAATTCGAATCAGCGTTCCAGTGTACAAACTTTactggaaaaattaattctagAAGAAGATCAATTCGACGTACACGACATATTACCAAACACAGTACCAGATCCAGCATCGTTAACCTTAGACTCAGATTACGCTTGTCCTGCCGGTGAAATTGTGATGGCTCCTGATTGTGGTAAGTTTCCCTCCCCTTTCCaccgagtattttttttaaaattttggtaaaaatccgTATACTCAGCtatgattttatttcttttcagtGCCCTGTTCTGTCGGAACATATTACGATAAAGATGAAGAGAAATGTATACCTTGTCCCACCGGTACATACCAAagtgaaacaggtcaaatgcaATGTACGGTTTGTCCAACAATTGCTGGCCGACCTGGAGTTACCATTGATATCGGAGCTCGCAGCGCTTCTCAATGTAAAGGTAAGGAAATCGTTCTATAAATTCATAACCTACCTGGCACCATACCTATGCATTGTTtgttacaataaaaaaatgattcttgttTTAGAACGCTGTCCTCCTGGTAAATATTACGACGATGAGGCTGGATTATGCCGCAGCTGTGGACATGGATTCTTCCAACCAAACGAAGGCAGTTTCAAATGTCTACTCTGTGGATTGGGTAAAACAACCAGAACAACCGAAGCTGTTTCGCAAGAAGTAATGAGCTCAAATTGAGAAATAATCTCGTatctgaatttgaaattcactAATATTAATGCAAATATTTTTACGCAGGAATGTAGAGACGAATGTGCCAGTGGTATGCAATTGGCCTTACAAGGCGATTGCGAACCTTGTCCTAGAGGAACTTATAGAACCCAAGGTGTTGAATCAGCTTGTCAAAGCTGTCCTGTTGGCAGGACTACACCTAAAACTGGAGCTAACACCGTTGAAGAATGTTCATTACCTATCTGTACTCCTGGTAAATATCGATAAAATCATAAAGAATGTATTGTGCTTTTGTATTTGCAAAatattcattctttttttttgtatattctCAGGTACCTTCTTGAACGGCACTCTAAACTCTTGCGTACCATGTAAAAAAGGAACGTATCAACCAAACGCTCAACAAACCAGTTGTGTACCATGTCCTCCAAATACCAGTACCAAAGGAATCTCATCAACTAATAAATCAGATTGCTGGAATCCTTGCGAAACCAGATCATCAGAAATCCACTGTGATAAAAACGCTCATTGTTTGCTCATACCTGATACCAGCGAGTTCAAGTGCGAATGTAAACCCGGTTTCAACGGTACTGGCACTTACTGCAACGATTTATGCGAAGGTTTTTGCGAAAATAAGGGTACTTGCGTTAAGGACATTCGAGGAAATCCGAGCTGCCGATGCGTTGGATCTTTCATCGGTACTCATTGCGAAGATAAATCAGATTTCGCTTATATAGCCGGAGGCATCGCCGCTATagtcatatttttaattattatcgCCCTGTTTGTATGGATGATTTGTGCAAGGTACCTATTCATATACTCGAGTTATTGAGAAAGCGTCCTCGAAGGACTTTAAcgatgtattaattttttttcttcgaaattccAGATCTGAGCCTAGAAAAGAACCGAAGAAATTAATCGCTCAGACGAACGATCAAACTGGTTCTCAAGTCAATTTCTATTACGGAGCTGCTCCTTATGCCGAATCCATTGCTCCGTCTCACCATTCAACTTATGCTCATTATTACGATGACGAAGAGGATGGCTGGGAAATGCCTAATTATTATAATGAAACTTATATGAAAGGTTGGTAGTGCCTGGTTTaatgaaagaaatattttgtACGTGTGGAGAATCTCATTTCGTTTGAATTTCGTTTCAGAAACGCTGCATAGCGGAAAAATGAATAACAGTGTCGCCAGTATTTATGGTAATAAAGATGATCTATACGATCGATTGAAACGTCACGCTTACCCaggaaaaaaaggtaaataTTTGGTCATTTTCTAGAAActcggtttcaatttttttctaatttgaattgTATTAATATTTTTAGATAAAAGCGACAGCGAAAGTGACCATTGATGAAGATAGTGTATAAATACAATTTGAagtcattttattgattttttttttaatttgtatatttttatgattACCTTCGTGCTCATATTttatatttaatcatttttatatacttaagcttttgataagttttttgttttgttttttctttttttttcgttttttttcaatttttttttcttttttaaagtaGTGTCCACCTTTTAAAAAGTATTATTAGATTATAGAAATGAATTTATTGATTAGAGATGTTTTCTTTTCGAGAAATATTGTTCCAAAATTAGAGTAGGTACTAAATTACGAATGTACAACGACGTAAAATATTAATCGAATCAGCTTTAGTTTATTTTattagtaataattttttcattaagtcAGCAATTCTGGCTCGTTTGAACGTTCTGAAATACTAAATTGTTCAATCAGTTTTATTGAGTCAAAATTGCTGGTACTAAAgacttttagattttatttattttcaatttaatatcgTGAATTTCTCACGATATTTTATGTgtacttaattttaataatttgtacatagaattattctttttttttttactcctacGCTTGTGATAAATATtgatttgaccaaaaaatcaacttagtGTTCTTTCAAATtgctttttgaagaaaaaaaaaccaatcactaggtatgtaggtagattCTAATGATGCATTCGCATTATtgattggttttttaaaaaaacgtgaattttgtACTATTGATTTGATAATAATATAAGTTCTACTTAATATTagaacaaaattttactacAGTTTCATTACTGCTGTTGAagctaattttattttagcttCCTTTTTTGTTTATTATATTATCTGTGTGAGATTTGTATGGCGACTTTtttacatgcattttttttactcattttttaaattttattttattattgatgTGTATTTCATTTATACGTACATATGAATATCGCgataatttcgttttttatttcaatatttttatttatttttcaacgacgCGAATTTTTACTTGcgttattgtaatttttatttttaatttaattatgtttccattttttaaaatttttattacgattttttttaaacaaaaagttttatttgttATATTGTACCAAGTGAAAAATGATACCGCcatttgttggaaaaaacaaaatactggaaaccgaaaaaaaaatgtttttgttgtAAGATGTgattatgattaattttttgaataatatttttgttgTGTTTGAAGCAACGTTATGAATTGTTTTTTCATCACTCCGATCATAATTTATTATCATTAACGAATAATTATGTAGTTTCCTTTGTTTACagtattttgtcttttttaacaaaatcggttgtaccaaaaaattaaatattcgaaaatacgttgtggttatttatttatttccttGGTTTGCTTCAATTGCGTACctagaaacatgaaaaaaacccTTTAAATGCATTACATTGTATACTTATTCAATTAATACATGATTTGCGCAATGCTACTACATTCagaataggtatatattttcaTGTATAATATTCTGCTAAacaataatttctcattttgcaCATCTCCTTATATCCTGTTGATTGAAACACGTGCAACGCAGTTTGATTAAAATCAGCCGTATAACTACAAGGTAATATATCCCTTTCAGCCATATTCTTAGCGACATATTTCAGTAACAGTCTAGCATATCCTTTATTATGGGCCTTTTCCACTGTTTGTAAAGCTATCAAGAAACCAGAATGGGATCTGAGACATCTAGTTAGTAGTTCGCCTGAGGTTTTGCAGAATACTCCATATGCTGCTTCGTCGTTATAACGTAGGCTATTTCTCAAGGTGTCGATGTGGAATGTATCCTTCATAAGCCATACtttataaatttcatcaatatgtTGTTCTCTTAATGGTGCCAATTCAACTTCATCTGGGCATCTGTCACAAGATTAAATGCAGATTAAGTTCATATGTACATAATGAGAtcaaattaagtaggtatctcgtatttagaaaaagtctaaaagaagtaggtactgtgcactcaattttttcaaatacttacattatttcaagttttaaagcaTCCTCTTTGGGCATTGAGACCATAGTGAGTGGATAAAAACGCATTTTTACACATTGATCAGATATCAGCTTTTCAACTGTGGGTATGTGTTTTTCGATAATACATTCAAACGCGGTCACATTTTTCCAATCCACTGGTGCATGCTTTAGAGATGTTTCCAGATCATTTTCGTGACTATCGAATGCATAGAAAGTAACTAATATTCCGTTGCAACCCTGCATAAAGATATAAAAGAAAAAGTTCGATTAACTGAGGGACAAAATAAGTACATGCTTACTTATTGCTAGTACAGAGACAGATTTGAGATTACAAGGGCAAGTGTACAAAGCTTACTAACTGATCTCATGATTCCAATAAACACACCGGATTCCATGCTGCGTTCAGTATACAACAAGGAGATTTgtaattggtcatttttttgcttcCATTTATTGCAAGTTTCGATAAAGTTGATTGcctgaaaaatttataaaatggataaaaaaaatcggACATCTGAACTAATAAAATATACCTAggcgctgaaattcattttgtcgatttttggtgaatttttgaatctttaaatttgggataaaaatagggaaaaatcaagattttttcatattctgcagttttcaaaaaaaaataaaataaaataaaataaaaaaaaacgctttaagcagggtgaaaattaaattcagcgaaccatcaccaatcgactcgagaggtcgaaaataggccataaaccaaatttctgatttctaggccattttcgtaaaaaattttgtttttttcctctttttttgtgcaaatttaaattttcaaaaattcgacaaaaatttaaaaatgaatttcagcaactGAAATGTTGACTGTTTGTGTATTTTGGGATTCTCTATCGATTCCCCACTCAGttctatttatttattgatGGTCTCTAAAATATTTAATGAGATTGAAAAATGCGAATACCTATATATTGTAATGTAAGTAtgaatgtaggtatgtacttacaaacAATGACTGCGGCAGttccttttttaaaacatgaaggaaatttgaaatttcttcgacAGGTATATCAATCAGCATTTTGCATTGATTGATAAGTACTTGCGcgttattttctgaaaaaaaaaaatgagtacctacatatatgtagttggtaaatttatgaattaacgaaataagtattaagtacctaagtacacaGATCTTATGGTAATTTTAATCAACTTACCTAACTCAATTACAGAATGTAAATCACACAGAAACAAATTAGTATACCTTAATCTTCAGCAGTAGATAACGAtgttttgaaaccggttcgcgATAGTTCTCAGTTATAGGTACATCTACACT contains:
- the LOC135842746 gene encoding uncharacterized protein LOC135842746; amino-acid sequence: MLIDIPVEEISNFLHVLKKELPQSLFAINFIETCNKWKQKNDQLQISLLYTERSMESGVFIGIMRSGCNGILVTFYAFDSHENDLETSLKHAPVDWKNVTAFECIIEKHIPTVEKLISDQCVKMRFYPLTMVSMPKEDALKLEIICPDEVELAPLREQHIDEIYKVWLMKDTFHIDTLRNSLRYNDEAAYGVFCKTSGELLTRCLRSHSGFLIALQTVEKAHNKGYARLLLKYVAKNMAERDILPCSYTADFNQTALHVFQSTGYKEMCKMRNYCLAEYYT